Proteins from one Coregonus clupeaformis isolate EN_2021a chromosome 29, ASM2061545v1, whole genome shotgun sequence genomic window:
- the lamtor3 gene encoding ragulator complex protein LAMTOR3 yields the protein MADDLKRYLYKQLPSVEGLHAIVVTDRDGVPVIKVANDNAPEYALRPGFLSTFALATDQGSKLGLSKNKSIICYYNTYQIVQFNRLPLVISFIASSTANTGLIISLEKELVPLIEELRQVVEVA from the exons ATGGCGGAT GACTTGAAGAGATACTTGTACAAACAACTACCAAG TGTTGAAGGTCTTCATGCAATCGTAGTGACAGACAGGGATGGTGTCCCAGTTATCAAAG TGGCGAATGATAACGCACCAGAATATGCACTACGGCCAGGCTTCCTCTCCACCTTTGCATTGGCCACCGACCAGGGCAGTAAGCTAGGGCTCTCCAAAAACAAGAGCATCATCTGCTACTATAACACATACCAG ATTGTGCAGTTTAACCGATTACCATTGGTGATCAGTTTCATTGCAAGCAGTACTGCCAACACAG GTTTGATCATCAGTCTGGAGAAAGAGCTCGTACCACTAATCGAAGAGCTACGGCAGGTAGTGGAGGTTGCATAG